Proteins from one Limanda limanda chromosome 9, fLimLim1.1, whole genome shotgun sequence genomic window:
- the c9h1orf52 gene encoding UPF0690 protein C1orf52 homolog — protein sequence MSEEKEEKTSGSLGFFSSYDDLSDSSDSEDEEQRGGRKKKPGSEAPGRGAEASQPAGGRGASGGAPLPKPDDLFRSVSKPAFLYNPLNKQIDWESLSVKAPEEPARQFKPWKTNAVPPPDSYAAEPEKKKGAPPGMDMAIKWSNVYEDNGEDAPQPFTGNAQFLPTEEQPSDSDEDPDLAGASAKKRRVETFKQKEKRKRDMGQATSDKNFVEEEKRILRQND from the exons ATGTccgaggagaaggaggagaagaccTCGGGCTCGCTGGGCTTCTTCTCCAGCTACGACGACCTGAGCGACAGCAGCGACTCGGAGGACGAGGAGCAGCGGGGCGGCCGGAAGAAGAAGCCGGGCAGCGAGGCTCCGGGCCGGGGAGCCGAGGCGTCGCAGCCCgccggaggaagaggagcttcCGGCGGGGCTCCGCTGCCCAAACCCGACGACCTGTTCCGCTCCGTGTCCAAACCCGCGTTCCTCTACAACCCGCTGAACAAGCAGATCGACTGGGAGAGCCTGAGCGTGAAAGCCCCGGAGGAG CCTGCCAGACAGTTCAAGCCGTGGAAGACGAACGCTGTGCCGCCTCCTGACAGCTACGCGGCAgagccagagaagaagaagggagcTCCTCCGGGAATGGACATGGCCATAAAGTGGTCCAACGTGTACGAAGACAACGGGGAGGACGCGCCACAGCCTTTCACCGGCAACGCCCAGTTCTTACCAACAGAGGAGCAGCCGTCAGACTCAG ATGAGGACCCAGACCTTGCAGGCGCCTCTGCCAAGAAGCGGCGAGTGGAGACCTTcaagcagaaggagaagaggaagagggacatGGGTCAAGCCACCTCAGACAAGAACTTCGTCGAGGAAGAGAAAAGGATCCTCAGGCAAAATGACTGA